One window of Rasiella rasia genomic DNA carries:
- the topA gene encoding type I DNA topoisomerase yields MAKNLVIVESPAKAKTIEKFLGKDFKVTSSFGHIADLPSKELGVDVDGDFTPKYIVSPDKKSLVKDLKNLAKKADMVWLASDEDREGEAIAWHLAEELDLTDANTKRIVFHEITKSAILKAIENPRKIDYNLVNAQQARRVLDRLVGYELSPVLWRKVKGGLSAGRVQSVAVRLIVERERDIEAFNPVASYRVDAEFITAEGSKFKAKLPKNFETEAEARAFLEKNVGAKYTIADLVKKPAKKSPAAPFTTSTLQQEASRKLYFSVGKTMTIAQRLYEAGLITYMRTDSVNLSNDARNAAQKEIESFYGSEYSQPRNYKGKAKGAQEAHEAIRPTEMNKHSIEGDRDQARLYDLIWKRTLASQMSDAKLERTNVKIDIVAAKTVKEQFTANGEMIKFDGFLKVYLEGTDFEEEEQDGMLPNLTKGDGLDSNYITATERFTRPPYRYTEASLVKQLEELGIGRPSTYAPTISTIINRNYVEKGTIDGEERKYLQLTLEDNNLKDNTLVETVGSDKGKLVPTDIGMIVNDFLVEHFGNILEYNFTAKVEEDFDDIADGKEDWKKMMKDFYTSFHPHVEDVQENAERESGERILGEDPASGRPVLVRLGKYGPMAQIGAPDDEEKKFASLRPDQQLHLVTFEEVMDLFKLPKTLGVYDGEEVEVNNGRFGPYVRFGKVFISLPKGMDPLEVEMPFAKELIEEKKKADAPIYMYEDLPVQKGKGRFGPFIKWNNMFINVNKKYDFDNLSDDDIVQLIEDKKQKEIDKLINEWPEEGIRLEKARWGRFNLIKGKTKIELPKTTKADKITLEDAQELFAKKAPKKRATKKKTTAKKKPAKK; encoded by the coding sequence ATGGCAAAGAATTTAGTGATTGTAGAGTCCCCGGCAAAAGCCAAAACCATAGAGAAATTTCTTGGGAAAGATTTTAAGGTAACCTCTAGTTTTGGACATATAGCCGACTTGCCTTCTAAAGAATTGGGGGTAGACGTTGATGGAGATTTTACACCTAAATATATTGTCTCTCCAGATAAAAAGAGTCTGGTTAAAGACTTAAAGAATCTTGCTAAAAAGGCAGACATGGTTTGGCTAGCAAGTGATGAAGACCGAGAAGGAGAAGCTATAGCATGGCACCTAGCCGAAGAATTAGATCTTACAGATGCCAATACCAAACGTATTGTTTTTCACGAGATAACAAAATCAGCCATCCTAAAGGCAATTGAAAACCCTAGAAAAATAGATTACAATCTCGTAAATGCGCAACAAGCGCGACGTGTGTTGGATAGGTTAGTAGGGTATGAGCTTTCTCCTGTGTTATGGAGAAAAGTTAAAGGAGGACTTTCTGCAGGTCGTGTGCAAAGTGTTGCTGTACGACTTATTGTAGAACGTGAGCGTGATATTGAAGCTTTTAATCCTGTGGCGTCGTATCGTGTAGATGCAGAATTTATAACGGCCGAAGGATCCAAATTTAAGGCTAAGTTGCCTAAGAACTTTGAAACTGAAGCCGAAGCGCGTGCATTTCTAGAAAAGAATGTTGGTGCCAAATATACCATTGCCGATCTTGTTAAAAAGCCCGCTAAAAAATCGCCAGCTGCACCTTTTACAACATCTACTTTACAGCAAGAAGCGTCAAGAAAATTATACTTTTCAGTAGGGAAAACAATGACCATAGCGCAACGTTTGTACGAGGCAGGTCTAATAACTTACATGAGAACCGATAGCGTGAATTTAAGTAATGATGCTAGAAACGCTGCGCAAAAAGAAATTGAATCTTTCTACGGAAGCGAATACAGCCAGCCGCGCAACTATAAAGGTAAGGCAAAAGGTGCGCAAGAAGCGCATGAGGCAATTCGTCCTACAGAAATGAATAAGCATAGTATAGAAGGAGATCGTGACCAAGCTAGATTGTACGACCTTATTTGGAAACGTACCTTGGCAAGTCAGATGAGCGATGCTAAATTAGAACGTACTAATGTTAAAATAGATATTGTCGCTGCCAAAACTGTAAAAGAACAATTTACTGCCAACGGAGAGATGATTAAGTTTGACGGCTTCTTAAAAGTGTACCTAGAGGGAACAGACTTTGAAGAAGAAGAACAAGACGGGATGCTTCCTAACTTAACAAAGGGAGATGGTCTAGATTCTAACTATATTACCGCTACAGAACGCTTTACAAGACCTCCGTATCGTTATACAGAGGCGTCTTTAGTAAAGCAACTCGAAGAATTAGGAATTGGTAGACCGTCAACGTATGCGCCAACCATTTCAACCATAATTAATAGAAATTATGTTGAAAAGGGGACGATAGATGGGGAAGAACGTAAATACCTTCAGCTTACCTTAGAAGATAATAACCTTAAAGATAATACGCTGGTTGAAACAGTGGGGAGTGATAAAGGGAAATTAGTGCCAACAGATATTGGTATGATTGTAAATGATTTCTTGGTAGAGCACTTCGGAAATATCCTAGAATACAATTTTACGGCGAAAGTAGAAGAAGATTTTGATGATATCGCAGATGGGAAAGAGGATTGGAAGAAGATGATGAAAGATTTCTACACCTCATTTCATCCGCATGTTGAAGATGTACAGGAAAATGCAGAGCGAGAAAGTGGTGAACGAATTTTAGGAGAAGACCCAGCTTCGGGGCGTCCTGTTTTAGTACGTCTAGGAAAATACGGGCCAATGGCACAAATTGGAGCTCCAGACGATGAAGAAAAGAAATTCGCCAGTTTAAGACCAGACCAGCAACTACACCTCGTCACTTTTGAAGAAGTGATGGATCTATTTAAACTTCCAAAAACACTTGGGGTGTACGATGGTGAAGAAGTGGAAGTTAATAACGGAAGGTTTGGGCCTTACGTTCGTTTTGGTAAAGTTTTTATTTCGCTTCCAAAAGGAATGGATCCTTTAGAAGTAGAAATGCCATTCGCAAAAGAACTTATTGAGGAAAAGAAAAAAGCAGATGCACCTATATATATGTATGAAGATTTACCCGTTCAAAAAGGTAAGGGTAGATTTGGTCCCTTTATTAAGTGGAACAACATGTTTATTAATGTAAATAAGAAATACGATTTCGATAATTTAAGTGATGACGATATTGTACAGCTTATTGAAGATAAGAAGCAAAAAGAAATTGATAAGCTAATTAATGAATGGCCAGAAGAAGGAATTCGTTTAGAGAAGGCGCGTTGGGGACGATTTAATTTAATTAAAGGCAAGACTAAAATAGAGTTGCCTAAAACTACTAAGGCAGACAAAATAACATTAGAAGATGCCCAAGAGTTATTTGCTAAGAAAGCCCCTAAGAAAAGAGCTACTAAGAAAAAAACTACTGCAAAGAAAAAACCTGCAAAAAAGTAA
- the miaB gene encoding tRNA (N6-isopentenyl adenosine(37)-C2)-methylthiotransferase MiaB gives MQEKVIDEKQQGTALEIAGRDTNTKKLFIESYGCAMNFSDSEIVASILANQGYNTTQKLEDADLVLVNTCSIRDKAEQTVRKRLEKYNAIKRDHNPTMKVGVLGCMAERLKEKFLDEEKIVDMVVGPDAYKDLPNLLAEVEAGNDAVNVILSKEETYGDIAPVRLNSNGINALVSITRGCDNMCTFCVVPFTRGRERSRDPQSILEEIDQLATQGYKEVTLLGQNVDSFLWYGGGLKKDFKNASEIEKATAIDFSQLLAMVAEAQPTMRIRFSTSNPQDMTEEVFHVMAKYKNICNHVHLPFQSGSDRMLKEMNRQHTASEYIALVNRMWEILPNCSISQDIIVGFPGETEQDHQDTLSLMDQVKFVFGYMYKYSERPGTMAARKFEDNISEETKKRRLTEIVDRQRSHAAYRTQQFIGKTTEVLIEKESKKDPNQWSGRNEQSLVVVFPKGNHKPGDFVNVKIHDCTSATLIGTTVA, from the coding sequence ATGCAAGAAAAAGTAATAGACGAAAAACAACAAGGCACAGCGCTAGAAATAGCCGGTCGGGACACCAACACCAAAAAGCTGTTTATTGAGAGCTATGGCTGCGCTATGAATTTTAGCGATAGTGAAATCGTGGCGTCTATCTTAGCTAATCAGGGCTACAATACCACTCAGAAATTAGAAGATGCCGATTTAGTTTTAGTAAATACATGTTCAATTCGCGATAAAGCAGAACAAACTGTTAGAAAGCGTCTGGAAAAATACAATGCCATAAAACGAGACCACAATCCAACCATGAAGGTGGGTGTTCTAGGTTGTATGGCAGAAAGGCTGAAGGAGAAATTTCTAGATGAAGAAAAAATTGTGGATATGGTGGTGGGGCCAGATGCCTATAAAGATTTACCCAACCTACTTGCCGAAGTAGAAGCAGGAAACGACGCCGTAAATGTTATTTTATCTAAGGAAGAGACCTATGGAGATATAGCGCCAGTACGACTCAATTCTAATGGTATTAACGCCTTGGTTAGTATCACTCGTGGATGCGATAATATGTGCACCTTTTGTGTGGTGCCGTTTACAAGAGGGCGTGAACGTAGCCGAGATCCGCAGAGTATTTTAGAAGAAATAGATCAATTGGCCACACAAGGATATAAAGAAGTTACCCTTTTAGGCCAAAATGTTGATAGTTTTTTATGGTATGGCGGCGGACTTAAAAAAGATTTTAAGAATGCATCAGAAATAGAAAAGGCCACAGCTATAGACTTCTCGCAATTACTTGCTATGGTTGCGGAAGCGCAACCTACCATGCGAATTCGCTTTTCAACTAGCAATCCGCAAGACATGACAGAAGAAGTTTTTCATGTGATGGCAAAATATAAGAACATCTGCAACCATGTTCATTTACCATTTCAAAGTGGTAGCGATCGTATGCTTAAAGAAATGAATAGGCAGCATACCGCTTCAGAATATATTGCCCTAGTAAATAGAATGTGGGAAATTCTACCAAACTGCTCTATTTCACAGGACATTATTGTAGGATTTCCAGGTGAAACTGAACAAGACCATCAAGACACACTTTCTTTAATGGACCAAGTTAAGTTTGTGTTTGGTTATATGTATAAATATTCTGAACGCCCTGGAACCATGGCCGCAAGAAAATTTGAGGATAATATTTCCGAAGAAACAAAGAAAAGAAGACTCACAGAAATTGTAGATAGACAGCGCTCACATGCGGCATATAGAACTCAACAATTTATTGGCAAAACAACAGAAGTTCTCATCGAGAAGGAATCGAAAAAAGACCCAAACCAATGGAGCGGGCGTAACGAACAAAGTCTAGTAGTTGTGTTTCCAAAAGGAAACCATAAACCAGGCGATTTTGTGAACGTAAAAATTCATGATTGTACGAGCGCAACGCTTATTGGCACCACGGTTGCCTAG
- a CDS encoding sigma-54 interaction domain-containing protein, translating into MESVQATKQRFGIIGNDPKLNRAVEKAIQVAPTDISVLVTGESGVGKESIPKIIHSLSHRKHGKYIAVNCGAIPEGTIDSELFGHEKGAFTGATQTRSGYFEVADGGTIFLDEVGELPLPTQVRLLRVLENGEFLKVGSSKLQKTDVRIVAATNVKMVDAIEKGKFREDLYYRLSTVDINLPPLRDRAEDIHLLFRKFASDFAQKYKMPTLRLDDDAVHMLINYRWSGNIRQLRNVAEQISVLEQDRTIDKNTLRNYLPDMGSNLPAVIGAKKSASDFSSEREILYKVLFDMQRDVNDLKKLTLELMNSGNASKVKEENSGLISKIYSEEHNHQEELAAIVEEDDAPTNVSVLSIDEAVPDTRNDKYDFAEEIEEEESLSLQDKELELIKKSLEKYNGKRKDAADELGISERTLYRKIKQYDL; encoded by the coding sequence TTGGAAAGTGTACAAGCCACAAAACAACGATTCGGAATTATTGGAAATGATCCAAAACTGAATCGCGCCGTAGAAAAAGCCATACAGGTTGCCCCAACAGATATTTCGGTTTTAGTAACTGGAGAAAGTGGGGTAGGAAAAGAAAGTATTCCTAAAATTATTCATTCGCTATCTCATAGAAAACACGGAAAATATATTGCAGTAAATTGTGGAGCAATTCCTGAAGGCACCATAGACAGTGAATTATTTGGACATGAAAAAGGAGCTTTTACGGGAGCAACACAAACCCGTAGCGGTTATTTTGAAGTAGCAGATGGAGGTACTATTTTTCTCGATGAAGTAGGCGAATTACCACTTCCAACTCAAGTTAGATTGTTACGTGTTTTAGAGAACGGCGAATTTTTAAAAGTTGGATCGTCTAAGCTGCAGAAGACCGATGTTCGTATTGTAGCGGCTACCAATGTAAAGATGGTAGATGCCATTGAAAAAGGGAAATTTAGAGAAGACCTGTATTACCGTTTAAGTACCGTAGATATTAACCTACCCCCTTTACGAGATCGCGCCGAAGACATTCATTTGTTATTCCGAAAATTTGCTTCAGACTTTGCCCAGAAATATAAGATGCCAACACTACGCCTAGACGACGATGCCGTACATATGCTAATTAATTATCGCTGGAGCGGAAATATTAGACAATTACGCAATGTGGCAGAGCAAATTTCTGTTTTAGAACAAGACCGAACCATTGATAAAAACACATTGCGCAACTACCTGCCAGATATGGGCAGTAATTTACCCGCAGTAATTGGCGCGAAAAAAAGCGCGAGTGATTTTAGTAGTGAACGTGAGATACTCTATAAAGTATTGTTTGATATGCAACGCGATGTGAACGACCTTAAAAAATTGACCCTAGAGCTAATGAATTCTGGAAATGCCAGTAAGGTGAAAGAAGAAAACAGCGGACTCATTAGCAAGATTTATTCTGAAGAGCACAACCATCAGGAAGAGTTGGCTGCTATTGTTGAAGAAGATGACGCGCCTACAAATGTTTCGGTGTTAAGCATAGACGAAGCTGTTCCAGACACCCGCAATGACAAATACGATTTTGCCGAAGAAATTGAAGAAGAAGAAAGTCTTTCATTACAAGACAAAGAGCTTGAACTTATTAAAAAATCATTAGAAAAATACAATGGCAAACGAAAAGACGCAGCCGATGAATTAGGTATAAGCGAACGAACTTTGTATAGAAAGATAAAACAATACGATTTATAA
- a CDS encoding LptE family protein: MKYLQNLLILLTVALTAQGCGVYSFTGADIDYSTTKTFQVNFFQNNAPIVQPGIARDFTNQLQDLLVNQTSLNLVTNNGDLVYEGEITEYYIAPITAQSNSTAAQNRLTISVNVRFFNTKKEDKDFEQRFSFYFDYPGQTQLTGSTLDDAINVIYERITQDVFNKSLANW, translated from the coding sequence ATGAAATACCTACAAAACCTATTAATATTATTAACCGTAGCACTGACTGCTCAGGGATGTGGTGTATATTCGTTTACAGGAGCAGACATAGACTATAGCACTACAAAAACCTTTCAGGTAAACTTTTTTCAGAACAATGCTCCAATCGTTCAGCCCGGTATTGCAAGAGATTTCACGAATCAACTTCAAGACTTATTGGTAAATCAAACCAGCTTAAACCTTGTAACCAACAATGGTGATTTAGTATATGAAGGGGAAATTACAGAGTATTATATCGCACCAATTACAGCCCAATCTAATAGCACAGCCGCTCAAAACAGACTAACCATAAGTGTTAATGTTCGATTTTTTAACACAAAGAAAGAAGATAAAGATTTTGAGCAACGCTTTTCGTTTTATTTCGATTACCCTGGGCAAACCCAACTTACTGGGTCTACCCTAGATGACGCAATTAACGTAATTTACGAACGTATTACGCAAGATGTTTTTAATAAATCTTTAGCAAACTGGTAG
- the secG gene encoding preprotein translocase subunit SecG, which produces MSTFTIFLILIIFISFLLVVVIMVQNPKGGGLSSTFGGGGGQQLGGVKKTTDFLDKSTWTLAVVLLVLILASNIPIMNGVGTDGTFQEDAIENVVPEAVPTTTEGETE; this is translated from the coding sequence ATGAGCACGTTTACAATATTTCTTATCTTAATTATTTTTATCTCCTTTTTATTGGTGGTAGTCATCATGGTACAAAACCCTAAAGGAGGCGGATTATCATCTACTTTTGGCGGTGGCGGTGGCCAGCAACTTGGAGGTGTAAAGAAAACTACAGACTTTTTAGATAAAAGTACATGGACCTTAGCGGTAGTACTATTGGTTTTAATCTTAGCATCTAACATTCCAATTATGAATGGTGTAGGTACAGATGGTACATTTCAGGAAGATGCCATAGAAAATGTTGTGCCAGAGGCAGTGCCAACTACTACAGAAGGAGAAACTGAATAA
- a CDS encoding co-chaperone GroES, giving the protein MALKIQPLSDRVVVAPQEAETKTASGLYIPDSAKEKPQQGKVVAVGKGKKDHDMTVKVGDMVLYGKYSGSELKLDGSDYLIMREDDILAIV; this is encoded by the coding sequence ATGGCATTAAAAATCCAACCCCTTTCAGACAGAGTAGTTGTTGCGCCTCAGGAGGCAGAAACAAAAACGGCATCTGGACTATACATACCAGATAGCGCTAAAGAAAAACCTCAACAAGGCAAAGTAGTTGCCGTTGGAAAAGGTAAAAAAGATCACGACATGACTGTAAAAGTCGGTGACATGGTGCTTTATGGAAAATATTCCGGTAGCGAATTAAAACTAGACGGCAGCGATTACCTAATCATGCGTGAAGACGATATACTCGCAATTGTTTAG
- the groL gene encoding chaperonin GroEL (60 kDa chaperone family; promotes refolding of misfolded polypeptides especially under stressful conditions; forms two stacked rings of heptamers to form a barrel-shaped 14mer; ends can be capped by GroES; misfolded proteins enter the barrel where they are refolded when GroES binds): MAKDIKFDVEARDAIKRGVDALANAVKVTLGPKGRNVIISKSFGAPQVTKDGVSVAKEIELEDPLENMGAQMVKEVASKTNDLAGDGTTTATVLAQAIVKEGLKNVAAGANPMDLKRGIDKAVESIVKDLEKQSAKVGNSSEKIQQVAAISANNDDTIGKLIAQAFSKVGKEGVITVEEAKGTETYVDVVEGMQFDRGYLSPYFVTDSEKMQTELENPMILLCDKKISSMKDLMPVLEPVAQQGKALLIIAEDLDGEALATLVVNKLRGSLKIAAVKAPGFGDRRKAMLEDIAILTGGTVISEERGFTLENATLDMLGTAENVTIDKDNTTIVNGAGKKSDIQTRVGQIKSQIETTTSDYDKEKLQERLAKLAGGVAVLYVGAASEVEMKEKKDRVDDALHATRAAVEEGIVAGGGVALVRSQKALEKLTTHTMDEATGIQIVSKAIEAPLRTIVENAGGEGSVVVNKIREGKKNEGFDAKTETYVDMLKAGIIDPTKVTRVALENAASVAGMILTTECALVDIKEDAPAMPPMGGGMPGMM, encoded by the coding sequence ATGGCAAAAGATATAAAATTTGATGTAGAAGCACGCGACGCAATTAAGCGCGGCGTAGACGCATTGGCAAATGCAGTAAAAGTAACCTTAGGACCTAAGGGGCGTAATGTAATTATTAGTAAAAGTTTTGGAGCTCCACAAGTAACTAAAGATGGTGTCTCTGTAGCTAAAGAGATTGAACTAGAAGACCCGCTAGAAAATATGGGAGCCCAAATGGTAAAAGAAGTGGCTTCTAAAACAAACGACTTGGCAGGAGATGGTACTACAACGGCAACTGTTTTGGCGCAAGCAATTGTAAAAGAAGGCTTAAAAAACGTAGCCGCTGGTGCAAATCCGATGGATTTAAAACGCGGAATTGACAAAGCCGTAGAATCTATTGTAAAAGACCTTGAAAAGCAAAGTGCGAAAGTTGGTAATTCTTCTGAGAAAATTCAGCAAGTAGCTGCTATTTCTGCTAATAACGATGATACCATTGGTAAATTAATCGCGCAGGCCTTTAGTAAAGTTGGTAAAGAAGGAGTAATTACTGTTGAGGAGGCAAAAGGAACTGAAACCTATGTAGATGTTGTGGAAGGAATGCAGTTTGATCGCGGGTATCTTTCTCCATACTTTGTTACAGACAGTGAAAAAATGCAGACTGAATTAGAGAATCCGATGATCTTGTTATGTGATAAGAAAATCTCTTCTATGAAAGATTTAATGCCTGTTTTAGAACCCGTTGCTCAGCAAGGGAAAGCATTGTTAATCATTGCTGAAGATTTAGATGGTGAGGCATTGGCTACATTGGTTGTAAACAAATTAAGAGGTTCACTTAAAATTGCCGCTGTAAAAGCGCCTGGTTTTGGAGACCGTAGAAAAGCAATGTTAGAAGACATCGCCATTTTAACTGGAGGAACTGTAATTTCTGAAGAAAGAGGTTTCACACTTGAAAATGCAACGCTTGACATGCTAGGTACTGCAGAAAATGTAACTATTGACAAAGACAATACAACCATAGTAAACGGTGCTGGTAAAAAGAGTGATATTCAAACACGTGTTGGACAAATAAAGTCTCAAATTGAAACTACCACAAGTGACTATGACAAAGAAAAACTTCAAGAGCGACTGGCTAAGTTGGCAGGTGGTGTAGCGGTACTTTATGTAGGAGCTGCTTCTGAAGTAGAAATGAAAGAAAAGAAAGACCGCGTAGACGACGCACTTCATGCAACTAGAGCAGCTGTAGAAGAAGGAATCGTTGCTGGTGGTGGTGTTGCCTTGGTTCGTTCTCAAAAAGCATTAGAGAAACTTACTACGCATACAATGGACGAAGCTACTGGAATTCAGATTGTCTCTAAAGCAATTGAAGCTCCTCTACGAACCATTGTTGAAAATGCTGGTGGTGAAGGTTCTGTAGTAGTAAATAAGATTAGAGAAGGCAAAAAGAACGAAGGTTTCGATGCTAAAACTGAAACATATGTAGACATGCTTAAAGCAGGAATTATAGATCCAACAAAGGTAACACGTGTTGCCCTTGAGAATGCAGCTTCTGTTGCAGGAATGATTCTAACTACCGAATGTGCTTTGGTAGACATTAAAGAAGATGCTCCTGCTATGCCACCAATGGGTGGAGGTATGCCAGGCATGATGTAA
- a CDS encoding heavy-metal-associated domain-containing protein translates to MKHTYSVTGMTCGNCKASVKEHLLEIPNVTDVAVSLENAEATIIATDDIDTSTLKKALPSKYNISEKNIFDGQQRISETKTEKSKLQQLKPLFLIFTFIILIDGAINYPVFNAKDLMLDFMGLFFMVFSLFKLFDLKGFANSFSMYDPLAKMLPPYGYIYPFIEVILGVLLLMRVEVSVLLIVTLVVLIITTIGVTRSLVSKNTIQCACLGTVLDLPMTEATFIENTLMIVMALLMIFSWI, encoded by the coding sequence ATGAAGCACACGTATTCTGTAACCGGCATGACCTGCGGAAATTGTAAAGCTTCGGTTAAAGAACATTTGTTAGAGATACCTAATGTTACAGATGTTGCTGTTAGCCTTGAAAATGCTGAAGCTACCATTATTGCTACGGATGATATTGATACTTCGACACTTAAAAAGGCGTTACCTTCAAAATATAACATATCAGAAAAAAATATTTTTGATGGGCAGCAGCGAATTTCTGAAACTAAAACTGAAAAGAGCAAGCTACAACAACTCAAGCCTTTGTTCTTAATTTTCACCTTCATTATCTTAATTGATGGTGCCATAAATTATCCAGTATTTAACGCGAAAGACCTGATGTTAGATTTTATGGGGTTATTTTTTATGGTTTTTAGTCTTTTTAAACTTTTCGATTTAAAAGGATTCGCCAATTCATTTAGTATGTACGATCCACTAGCAAAGATGCTGCCTCCCTATGGGTATATATATCCGTTTATAGAAGTTATTTTAGGCGTTTTACTTTTAATGCGTGTTGAAGTTTCTGTGTTGTTGATTGTAACATTAGTTGTACTTATAATTACTACAATTGGCGTAACGCGTTCGTTAGTAAGTAAAAACACAATTCAATGTGCGTGTCTTGGAACGGTCTTAGACTTGCCAATGACAGAAGCTACTTTTATAGAAAATACGTTAATGATTGTAATGGCTTTGCTTATGATTTTTAGCTGGATCTAA
- a CDS encoding heavy-metal-associated domain-containing protein, which produces MKKYILILIVALVGVTATAQNKNARATIEVDGICGMCKKRIETAAVKTKGVKSAVWNVETKECKLIFDENKTDLATISKSIAAVGHDTKEIKATDEAYNSVHPCCLYRDEQVQKDHGNE; this is translated from the coding sequence ATGAAAAAGTATATCTTAATTTTAATTGTAGCTTTAGTTGGAGTTACAGCTACGGCTCAAAATAAAAACGCAAGAGCTACCATTGAAGTAGACGGGATTTGCGGTATGTGTAAAAAGCGTATTGAAACGGCTGCTGTAAAAACTAAAGGAGTAAAATCTGCAGTTTGGAATGTAGAAACCAAAGAATGCAAACTTATTTTTGATGAAAATAAAACAGACCTTGCAACTATTAGCAAAAGCATTGCAGCAGTAGGACATGATACAAAAGAGATTAAGGCTACCGATGAGGCATATAATAGTGTTCATCCGTGTTGTCTTTATAGAGATGAGCAAGTGCAGAAAGATCACGGGAACGAATAA